Within Mongoliitalea daihaiensis, the genomic segment GTCCATGTTTCATCAAAAGAATTGATGCTAGAAGACAGTAATGTAAAGCCATCTGCCAGTGGTTCTTGATTTTTGATTTCAAAACCAAGGGTGCTTGGTTTGATGACTGCTTTACCTTTGTATGTCAATGCATACACGGCTTGACCGTTTTCCACGGAGAAGTTGAGCGCAACATTTCCATTAGGAGAGCTGACTTCTTGAGCGTGTGCATGTACCGCCCAAAGTAAGATTAATAATAACCAATAATTTCTTTTCATGGTAAACTGGGTTAGTAATAGGTTTTTCCAAATCGTTCAAATATCGCGATGTCAAGGGTTTCCCGGTGATCAGGATGTGCAATTTGTTGCAAGGCTTTAGCTCGTTGCTTCAAATTTTTACCATAAAGATAGGCAACTCCGAACTCAGTTACTACATAATGCATATGGGCACGGGTAGTCACTACGCCTGCACCTTCTTGAAGCGTAGGTACAATTTTACTCAGTCCTTTTTTGGTGCAGGCGCTAAGTGCCATGATAGGCTTTCCTCCATCAGATAGGGAGGCACCTCGGATGAAGTCCATTTGTCCTCCCACTCCTGAAAACTGAAAAGTTCCAATGGAATCCGCACAGACTTGACCTGTAAGGTCGATTTCAATGCATGAATTGATGGAAATCATTCGAGGATTTTTTCGGATTACGGCAGTATCGTTCACATATTCAGCTTCATGAAATGTAAACAATGGATTGTCATGTATAAAATTATATAGTTTTTTGGAACCAGCTGCGAATGATGTCAAAACTTTGCCTTTGTGTTTCTTTTTATAAGCGTTGGTCACAGCCCCAGACTCTAAAAGGGGGATGAGGCCATTGGAAAACATTTCGGTATGAATTCCTAGGTCCCGGTGATTGGTCAAAGCTTGTAAAACTGCGTCTGGAATGGCACCGATTCCCAATTGTAAACAGGAACGATCTTCTATCAATTCCGCAATGTAGTTTCCGATGATTAATTCCTCTTCTGAGATTTTTTCAGCATAATTCACTTCATGCAAGGGCTCATCTATGTATACCGATGCAGTAAAACGGCTGATATGGATGTGCCCATCTCCATGGGTACGAGGCATTTGCTCATTGATTTGAGCGATTACAATTGGAGCAGAATCAACAGCGGCTTTGGCGATATCTACCGATACACCTAGAGAGCAATATCCATGGGCGTCTGGAGGAGATACCTGAACAATAGCGACATCCAATGCTAAAATCTTGCGTTTGAATAGCTGTCCTATTTCACTTAGAAAAATCGGAACGTAGCCTCCGTAAAGAGAATTGGCGGCATGGCGTATATTCTGAGATACAAAAAGCGAATTGAAAAAGAAGCTATCACGGTTTTCTTCATTTGCCAAAGGCATGGGACCAAAACTAGAGATAGAAACTATCTCCACATTGCTAAGCTCGCTCGCTCGTTCGGCAAGGCATTTGATCAGATGCGTGGGAGTGGCAGCACTTCCATGTAAAAACACCCGATTTCCTGATTTGATTAATTGAACAGCCTCAGGACCGCTGATAGATGATATATTCATGTGTTTGTTTAAATGAAAACTAAAAATGTACAATGCTGCATCGAAAAGCAAAATTTCGGGGATTATAATTTGTAGGGTTATTCCCCAGTCGAATGTTTAGGCATTCGCATCATTCATTCATTATCTACCTTTTTACCAAAAGAAAAACGAATGGTTATTGATTGGAAACCAACGTACTAGCTCATTCCCCTAAACATTCATTCTTCATTCCTAAATCCTCTCCCTCCTTCTTTCCCAGAATTTGAATAGCTCCATAAACACCAGTAAAGGAATGGCTAATAGCAACACGTAGCCCCATTCTTTTAAAGTAATGGGCTCTACCCGGAGCATGGATTGCATAAATGGAATATGCATGCTTGCAATGTGTAAACCTTGTGTGAGGAGTACAAATAAAATGAGTAGGTAGTTGCGAGAAATAGGAATGGTGAAGGTGGATTTTCTTTCGGACCTACAATTGAAAATATGTAGGTTTTGCATTAAAACCATCAATAAGAGGACCATATTTCTGGCATGCAATTCACTCATAGTAGTAAACTTATTGAGATAAAACCACAAACCAAATGCAATTAAACCCATGATCAAACCTGAGATCAGAATTTGTTTACTCATGATTTTATTAAAGATTCCTTCTTTGGGATCTCTTGGTTTTCTACTCATTGTCTCCGCCTCACCCGCTTCAAAGGCCAATGCTTTGTCTTGAATTCCATTGGTTACCAAGTTGAGCCAAAGGAGCTGAACTGCAAGTAAGGGAAGTGGTAGGCCTGCAAAAATCGAGAGAATAAACATGATGACTTCTGCGGCTCCTGTGGAAACCAGCAAGTAGATAACTTTGCGGACATTGTCGTAGGCGAACCTTCCTTCTTCAACACCTGCGACAATGGATGAAAAGTTATCATCCACCACAATCATAGCACCCACATCTTTGGCCACATCCGTACCCGAACCCATGGCTACCCCAATATTTGCTCTTTTAAGTGCGGGTGCATCATTTACTCCATCACCAGTGACTGCGACAAATTCTCCCTTTTGGATTAAAACATCTACTATTTCGAGTTTTTGGGTAGGGGAGACGCGTGCAAATACATTGGTAGATGCGACTAAGTCTTGAAATGCTGCATCAGCAGGACCACCAGCTTTTTCCAATTCCGCTCCCGTCACGACTGTTCGTGCTTTTTCTTTGAGTCCTAATTCTTTTGCAATGGTTGAAGCTGTGGCAGGATGGTCGCCTGTAATCATCATTACTTGGATCCCCGCATGTCTGCATTTCCCAACTGCTTCTATTGCTTCCGAACGAAGGGGATCAATAAAGCAAACCAATCCTTGAAAGGTCAAGGGAGGGATGTCAGAAAGATGGTAAAAATCTTTGGCTTTAAAGTCATCTACCACTCCCGAAGCGAAAGCCAACACGCGATACCCCTCCGAGGCAAATTGGGTTGCCAATTCGGTTATTTCTTCTGTTTCTTGCTCATCTGTTTTACAAAAGCCCAAGATGGTTTCTATTGCACCTTTGACGGCAAGGTGTATATGATTCTCTTCTTTATAAAACGCTCCAGAAAATTTCCGCTCAGATTCGTAAGGGATCAAAGACTGAATAGGGAAATCATCCTGAACTGTTTCTGGATCCATGTCAGCTTTGAAAGCCATTCCCAATAACGCTACATCCATGGCATCGCCATAGTGCTCCCAATCTCCGTCTTTTTTTTCCAACTTAGATTCATTGGCTAAGCATGCTGTTTTGCAAATTCCTAAAAGTGACGGATTGTCTTGGATAGCTACCTTATTCCCATCTGTAGAGACTTCACCAATGCCATTGTACCCTTCACCACTGACATCATAATGCGTACCATCGGCTAAATAGATTTTTTTGACAGTTTGTTGATTGACCGTGAGCGTTCCTGTTTTATCTGAAGCGATTACTGTACAACTACCCAAACTTTCTACAGAGGTTAGTTTCCTAACAATCACATTTCTTTTAGCCATTCTTCGGGTGGCAACTGCCAAGGCTACTGTCAACGAAACAGGTAATCCTTCTGGAATAGCAGAAACTGCCAAAGCAACTACAAAAAAGAAGATAGCGGATATCTCCATCCCTTGAAATCGAAGTAGGAGGGCTAAAACTACCGATAATATGATGATGATATTGGCTATTTTTTTCGTAAAAGACTCCATTCGCTGAATGAGCGGAGGTTTGGCCGATTCACCTTCCTGTACATTTTTGGCAATTTTACCAACTTCTGTAGATAGGCCAATGGTAATGACCAAGCCTTGTGCCCTACCTGACATCACTGTTGCGCCAGCATGGGCGATATTTTTGCGATCAGCGATAGGGGTTTTTTCAGGAAGAGTTTCTGTATTTTTTTTAATCGCCTGGGATTCTCCTGTCAAAAAGCTTTCATCTATCTCCAATCCAGCTGTTTGGATAAGCCTCAGGTCTGCCGGAACCTTATTACCTGATTCCAAGATTACTACATCTCCCGGAACCAAGTCTTCTGAGTCAATTTCTTGGATTTCACTAGATCGCTTTACTTTTGCCTTGATTCGCAGCAGCTTAGTAAGATTAGAGGCACTCTTTTCGGCATTATATTCTTGATATACACCTATGACGGTATTGATTAGAATCACTAGGAAGATAAATATGGCATCTTTGCCTTCTCCTATCAGCACAGAAGCAATAGCCGCTGCGATCAAAATGAAAATCAGTGGATTGATTAATTGACTGATAATCATTTTAATAATACTTATTTGGGATTTATCAGGCAGTTTATTAAACCCAAAAACCTTTTGCCTTTCCTTAATTTCCTCCCCTGCAAGACCCTCAGTACTCGTTTGAAGCTCTTGTAGGCTTTGTTCGGTAGGTAATGCATGCCATGCTTTTGGATCTTGGATACTCATAGGTTTAAGGTTAATGGTTCATGGTAGGAATCATTGCTTTTTTAACTAAAATAAATTCACTAATATTCTCTTGGTCCAAGATACCTAAGAAGTGACCGTTTTCAATAACAAATGCGACTTTTGTTTTCCGGGTGAGCATATTTCTCCAAGCCTCGTTGAGATCTTCTTCAGTTTCAAGTTTAAATGGTTCCATATTAGCTACTTGTTCAATTTTCCCTTGATTGCCAAATTCTTTTAATCCTTTGATGATTTCATTTCGGCTCAAGGTTCCTACTGCGACATCATCTTTAACTACTACAAAATGAGTTGCTTGGGAGTTAAGTAGTTTTTCCACTGCTTTTTCTAGGGGCGCATCAAATCCTATGATCTGAAACTTCATCATCATAGCATCCTTGACTTTGAATCCTTTCAACATACTTTCCTGTTGGGTATGACTGACTTCTGCACCAGCTCCTAAGAAGATAAAAATTCCAATTAGAACTAGTATAGGGTTGTTAAATAG encodes:
- a CDS encoding cation-translocating P-type ATPase, which codes for MSIQDPKAWHALPTEQSLQELQTSTEGLAGEEIKERQKVFGFNKLPDKSQISIIKMIISQLINPLIFILIAAAIASVLIGEGKDAIFIFLVILINTVIGVYQEYNAEKSASNLTKLLRIKAKVKRSSEIQEIDSEDLVPGDVVILESGNKVPADLRLIQTAGLEIDESFLTGESQAIKKNTETLPEKTPIADRKNIAHAGATVMSGRAQGLVITIGLSTEVGKIAKNVQEGESAKPPLIQRMESFTKKIANIIIILSVVLALLLRFQGMEISAIFFFVVALAVSAIPEGLPVSLTVALAVATRRMAKRNVIVRKLTSVESLGSCTVIASDKTGTLTVNQQTVKKIYLADGTHYDVSGEGYNGIGEVSTDGNKVAIQDNPSLLGICKTACLANESKLEKKDGDWEHYGDAMDVALLGMAFKADMDPETVQDDFPIQSLIPYESERKFSGAFYKEENHIHLAVKGAIETILGFCKTDEQETEEITELATQFASEGYRVLAFASGVVDDFKAKDFYHLSDIPPLTFQGLVCFIDPLRSEAIEAVGKCRHAGIQVMMITGDHPATASTIAKELGLKEKARTVVTGAELEKAGGPADAAFQDLVASTNVFARVSPTQKLEIVDVLIQKGEFVAVTGDGVNDAPALKRANIGVAMGSGTDVAKDVGAMIVVDDNFSSIVAGVEEGRFAYDNVRKVIYLLVSTGAAEVIMFILSIFAGLPLPLLAVQLLWLNLVTNGIQDKALAFEAGEAETMSRKPRDPKEGIFNKIMSKQILISGLIMGLIAFGLWFYLNKFTTMSELHARNMVLLLMVLMQNLHIFNCRSERKSTFTIPISRNYLLILFVLLTQGLHIASMHIPFMQSMLRVEPITLKEWGYVLLLAIPLLVFMELFKFWERRRERI
- a CDS encoding acetyl-CoA hydrolase/transferase family protein, with amino-acid sequence MNISSISGPEAVQLIKSGNRVFLHGSAATPTHLIKCLAERASELSNVEIVSISSFGPMPLANEENRDSFFFNSLFVSQNIRHAANSLYGGYVPIFLSEIGQLFKRKILALDVAIVQVSPPDAHGYCSLGVSVDIAKAAVDSAPIVIAQINEQMPRTHGDGHIHISRFTASVYIDEPLHEVNYAEKISEEELIIGNYIAELIEDRSCLQLGIGAIPDAVLQALTNHRDLGIHTEMFSNGLIPLLESGAVTNAYKKKHKGKVLTSFAAGSKKLYNFIHDNPLFTFHEAEYVNDTAVIRKNPRMISINSCIEIDLTGQVCADSIGTFQFSGVGGQMDFIRGASLSDGGKPIMALSACTKKGLSKIVPTLQEGAGVVTTRAHMHYVVTEFGVAYLYGKNLKQRAKALQQIAHPDHRETLDIAIFERFGKTYY